One Synechococcus sp. CC9605 genomic window carries:
- a CDS encoding HAD family hydrolase, with amino-acid sequence MNDRPLLVFDFDGVIVDGMAEYWWSAWHACLRLEAAPEGLTPDQVPDAFRQLRPWVHQGWEMVLLAAELPVLNLPVWLQSYGEAQASALQRRGWQPEQLQTALDASRDQAVRQNRSAWLALHRPFPGLVERLQQLEAEGVDWSVLTTKTQAFTAELLNGLGLNPWRLDGREAGAKPQVLLQLQQQRRLSGFVEDRRATLEAVRLTPGLEQLPCFLVSWGYLRPQDQSGLPPGIALLHPDRFRAPLAQWP; translated from the coding sequence ATGAATGATCGCCCTCTGCTGGTCTTCGATTTCGACGGAGTCATCGTCGATGGCATGGCGGAGTACTGGTGGAGTGCTTGGCATGCCTGCCTTCGTCTTGAGGCTGCCCCCGAGGGCTTGACGCCCGATCAGGTGCCAGACGCCTTCCGTCAGCTGCGGCCGTGGGTGCATCAAGGTTGGGAGATGGTGCTGCTGGCCGCTGAGCTGCCCGTGCTGAACCTTCCGGTTTGGCTGCAGTCCTATGGGGAGGCGCAGGCCTCGGCACTGCAACGGCGTGGATGGCAGCCGGAGCAGCTGCAGACAGCACTTGATGCCTCCAGAGATCAAGCCGTTCGGCAGAACCGTTCCGCCTGGTTGGCCCTGCACCGACCTTTCCCCGGCCTGGTGGAGCGGCTGCAGCAGTTGGAGGCTGAGGGGGTGGACTGGTCTGTTTTGACCACCAAAACCCAGGCCTTCACTGCCGAGCTGCTGAACGGCCTTGGCCTGAATCCTTGGCGCCTGGATGGTCGGGAGGCTGGCGCCAAACCTCAGGTTCTGCTCCAGCTTCAGCAGCAGCGAAGGCTGAGTGGCTTCGTGGAAGACCGCCGGGCGACCCTGGAGGCGGTCCGCTTAACGCCAGGGTTGGAACAGCTGCCCTGTTTTCTGGTGAGTTGGGGCTATCTTCGCCCGCAGGATCAGAGCGGTCTTCCGCCTGGAATTGCGTTGCTCCATCCGGATCGCTTTCGGGCCCCCCTGGCGCAATGGCCCTGA
- a CDS encoding AAA family ATPase — protein MGTQRVTDDLDRLLELLPEAVREQLRPVEARQQLLEVVLDLGRVPEARYPGRALALGSTPLSREDLAVVVARLGQFGGDNRAGIERTLHRISAIRNRQGDVVGLTCRVGRAVFGTVAMVRDLLDGGQSLLLMGRPGVGKTTALREIARVLADELERRVVVIDTSNEIAGDGDIPHPAIGRARRMQVARPELQHQTMIEAVENHMPEVIVIDEIGTELEAQAARTIAERGVVLVATAHGNALANLIKNPTLSDLVGGIQAVTLGDEEARRRRSQKTVLERAAEPTFPVAVEMHSRQRWAVHTDVAATVDQLLRGLKPRVQERELTPEGGVQLVDPPQSSGLLRPPSQRSFADQPVSVPVPMPAASDREVSAAEKPASPETSAEHLQVLCCGVPPRVVEEAIRSHGWKARVVEDLSEADVVLSVRLGLSRQPSLRRQVRDLGIPILVIKSDTLPQVTRAMARLLRRQATETAPEVTPPDQASQDDELAALEECRLAVEQVVMPQGRPVELLPRSERVLRMQADLVRRYRLRSDVFGEAEMSRLRVFPR, from the coding sequence ATGGGCACGCAACGGGTCACCGACGATCTGGATCGCCTCCTCGAGCTCCTGCCGGAGGCCGTGCGGGAGCAGTTGCGGCCGGTGGAGGCGCGGCAGCAGTTGCTTGAGGTGGTGCTCGATCTCGGTCGGGTTCCGGAAGCGCGTTATCCAGGCCGTGCCCTGGCGCTGGGCTCCACGCCCCTGTCCCGCGAGGATCTCGCGGTCGTGGTGGCCAGGCTTGGTCAGTTCGGTGGCGATAACCGTGCGGGAATCGAACGAACGCTTCACCGGATCAGCGCGATCCGCAACCGTCAGGGCGACGTGGTCGGTCTGACCTGCCGGGTGGGCCGAGCCGTGTTCGGCACCGTTGCCATGGTGCGGGACCTTCTGGATGGAGGGCAGTCCCTGCTGTTGATGGGGCGCCCGGGTGTGGGCAAGACAACGGCGTTGCGCGAGATCGCTCGGGTGCTTGCGGATGAGCTGGAGCGGCGCGTGGTTGTGATCGACACGAGCAATGAGATCGCCGGTGATGGCGACATTCCGCACCCCGCGATCGGTCGGGCCCGCCGCATGCAGGTGGCCAGGCCTGAGCTGCAGCACCAAACCATGATCGAGGCGGTGGAAAACCACATGCCCGAAGTCATCGTGATCGATGAGATCGGCACGGAGCTGGAGGCGCAGGCCGCGCGCACCATCGCTGAACGTGGCGTGGTGCTGGTCGCCACAGCCCACGGCAATGCTTTGGCCAACCTGATCAAGAACCCCACCCTCAGCGATCTGGTGGGGGGAATACAGGCGGTCACCCTCGGGGATGAGGAGGCCCGGAGGCGGCGCAGTCAAAAAACGGTGTTGGAGCGCGCCGCCGAACCGACGTTTCCGGTGGCGGTTGAAATGCACAGCCGTCAGCGATGGGCCGTGCACACCGACGTTGCCGCCACCGTGGATCAATTGCTCCGGGGCCTGAAGCCAAGGGTTCAGGAGCGCGAGCTGACGCCTGAAGGGGGCGTTCAGCTGGTGGACCCGCCGCAATCTTCGGGTCTGCTGCGGCCTCCGTCCCAGCGGTCGTTCGCGGATCAGCCGGTCTCTGTTCCCGTGCCCATGCCTGCGGCCAGTGACCGAGAGGTCAGTGCAGCAGAGAAACCAGCTTCGCCGGAGACCAGCGCCGAGCATCTGCAGGTTCTCTGTTGCGGGGTTCCTCCCCGTGTGGTGGAGGAGGCCATCCGGTCCCACGGCTGGAAGGCGCGGGTTGTGGAGGACTTGAGTGAGGCCGATGTGGTGTTGAGCGTTCGGCTGGGTCTCAGTCGTCAACCATCACTGCGCCGTCAGGTCAGGGATCTGGGGATCCCGATCCTGGTGATCAAGTCCGACACTCTGCCCCAGGTGACCCGTGCCATGGCCCGTCTTCTGCGCCGTCAGGCCACCGAAACAGCCCCAGAGGTCACCCCGCCGGATCAGGCGTCTCAGGACGATGAATTGGCTGCTCTCGAAGAATGCCGTCTTGCGGTGGAACAGGTGGTGATGCCGCAAGGCCGGCCGGTGGAGTTGCTGCCTCGCAGCGAGCGTGTTCTCCGGATGCAGGCCGACCTCGTGCGCCGTTACCGACTGCGCAGCGATGTTTTCGGTGAGGCTGAAATGTCAAGGCTGAGGGTTTTCCCCCGCTGA